A window from Mauremys reevesii isolate NIE-2019 linkage group 9, ASM1616193v1, whole genome shotgun sequence encodes these proteins:
- the C1GALT1C1 gene encoding C1GALT1-specific chaperone 1: protein MISESSSFVKGMVLGGLFCVFVTLIGHNKMGHGTKAHHHEHHHIQAPNKEDVSNLSEDERMELSHSIRVYCIILVKPKDLGNWAAVKETWSKHCDKAEFYSSESVKVFDSVVLNTNDMWVMVRNAYKLAYERYKDEYNWFFLAHPTTFAVIENLKYFLLKKDPSQPFYIGHTVKSGELEYVDGDGGIVLSIESLKRLSKIFEDPDKCPEQGGLIWKLSEDKQLAVCLKYTGVLAENAEDSEGKDVFNTKSVGSLIKEAMANHPQQVVEGCCSDMAITFNGLAPNHMHVMMYGVYRLRAYGHNFKDALVFLPPAGSDND from the coding sequence ATGATTTCCGAAAGCAGTTCTTTTGTGAAAGGTATGGTGTTAGGAGGACTCTTCTGTGTATTTGTTACACTCATAGGACATAATAAGATGGGCCATGGGACTAAAGCACATCACCATGAGCATCATCATATTCAAGCACCTAACAAAGAAGATGTCTCAAATCTGTCAGAAGATGAGCGCATGGAGCTCAGCCATAGTATCCGTGTTTATTGTATCATCCTTGTAAAACCTAAAGATCTTGGAAATTGGGCTGCTGTGAAAGAAACTTGGAGCAAACACTGTGACAAGGCTGAATTCTACAGTTCTGAAAGCGTTAAGGTGTTTGATTCTGTTGTTCTCAACACAAATGACATGTGGGTGATGGTGAGAAATGCTTATAAATTAGCATATGAACGCTATAAAGATGAGTACAACTGGTTCTTTCTAGCACATCCAACTACATTTGCTGTTATAGAAAATCTCAAATATTTCTTGCTGAAAAAAGACCCATCGCAGCCTTTTTATATAGGTCATACTGTAAAATCAGGAGAGCTTGAGTACGTAGATGGTGATGGAGGAATTGTCTTAAGTATAGAGTCCCTAAAAAGACTCTCTAAAATTTTTGAAGACCCTGATAAGTGTCCAGAACAGGGAGGCTTGATTTGGAAACTCTCTGAGGATAAACAACTAGCAGTCTGCCTGAAATATACTGGAGTATTAGCTGAAAATGCAGAAGATTCTGAAGGAAAAGATGTCTTTAACACCAAATCAGTTGGTTCTCTTATTAAAGAAGCAATGGCTAATCACCCTCAACAAGTAGTAGAGGGATGCTGTTCTGACATGGCCATCACTTTCAATGGATTGGCTCCTAACCACATGCATGTAATGATGTATGGTGTTTATAGGCTCAGAGCATATGGGCACAATTTCAAAGATGCACTGGTTTTCTTACCTCCCGCAGGTTCAGACAATGACTGA
- the MCTS1 gene encoding malignant T-cell-amplified sequence 1: MFKKFDEKENVSNCIQLKTSVIKGIKNQLIDQFPGIEPWLNQIMPKKDPVKIVRCHEHIEILTVNGELLFFRQREGTFYPTLRLLHKYPFILPHQQVDKGAIKFVLSGANIMCPGLTSPGAKLYPAAVETVVAIMAEGKQHALCVGVMKMSAEDIEKVNKGIGIENIHYLNDGLWHMKTYK, translated from the exons ATGTTCAAAAA GTTCGATGAAAAGGAGAACGTATCCAACTGCATCCAGCTGAAGACATCAGTTATTAAAGGCATTAAGAACCAACTGATAGATCAGTTTCCTGGTATTGAACCATGGCTTAACCAAATTATGCCAAAGAAAGATCCTGTCAAAATAGTAAGATG TCATGAACATATAGAAATCCTCACAGTAAATGGAGAGTTACTGTTCTTCAGGCAAAGAGAAGGGACATTTTACCCAACGCTAAGGTTACTTCACAAAT ATCCATTTATTTTACCACATCAGCAGGTTGATAAAGGAGCCATTAAATTTGTACTCAGTGGAGCGAATATAATGTGTCCTGGCCTGACCTCTCCTGGAGCAAAACTTTACCCTGCTGCTGTTGAAACAGTTGTT GCAATAATGGCAGAAGGAAAACAACATGCACTCTGTGTTGGAGTCATGAAGATGTCAGCTGAGGACAT TGAGAAAGTCAACAAAGGGATTGGCATTGAAAATATCCATTATTTAAATGATGGCCTCTGGCATATGAAGACCTATAAGTGA